From one Catellatospora sp. IY07-71 genomic stretch:
- a CDS encoding discoidin domain-containing protein, with protein MTPVRHRPGVRHIARRWRIAIPVAVTTAISALALVVPFTTASAADTLISQGKPVTASSVQGADLAAAYAVDGNSGTRWGSQWSDPQWIRVDLGATASISQVVLEWEGAYGRSFQIQTSNDDANWTPVYTTTTGTGGTQTLAVTGSGRYVRMHGTVRSSGYGYSLWEFKVYGSFGPTPSPSTNPASCGTTNVAQGKTATASSVENGGTPASAAVDGNAGTRWSSAASDPQWLQIDLGSTQSICKVVLQWEGAYATAFQVQTSATGTGGWTDIYATTTGTGGTQPLTVGGSGRYLRVYGTARATGWGYSLWEVQVFVGGTPPSPSTSPSTSPSTSPSPSGPWTTVWEDNFDGAANTSPSAANWLLRTGTQYPGGAANFGTGEIETASASTANVYLTGDGKLNIKAIRDGAGNWTSGKLETQRTDFAPQPGQLTRFSAVIQQPNVANGLGYWPAFRSTGAAYRGNYNNWPGVGETDIMSGVNGRSQLSQTLHCGTAPDGPCGEYNGRTSGLASCTGCQTGFHEYAQVIDRTKTDEEIRFYLDGVQTWVVRESQVGVAAWQAAVHHGFYLRLDLAIGGLYANAIAGETVPTPETTSGGVMAVDRVTVSRQTGTTPTAMTDPAVPAGPSVVRITGTQGNWQLQVNGAPYLVKGLTYGPPQGAADGYMRDLKNMGVNTIRTWGVDDTQTPVLLDTAARHGIKVIVGHWLNQGADYVNDTAYKNSVKAEIVARVNTLKNRQGVLMWDVGNEVLLTMQDFGLPAADVEARRNAYAAFVNEVAVAIHAADPNHPVTSTDAWVGAWPYYKNHSPALDLYGINSYGAVGGLKQAWIDGGYTKPYVLTEGGPDGEWEVPNDANGVPTEPTDLAKRAQYTASWNAILGHPGVALGATEFHYGLENDFGGVWLNTLTGGWRRHGWHALKQAYSGTASANTPPEITSMVIGSPGAIQAGKTFTLYVGASDPQGDQIRYNLMLSNKHINGNRGFDNVRFTQNGNEFHVTAPQQLGVWKIYVYAFDGHGNVGIEQKSIRVIPPTVSGTNIAQGRPATASTYQPTGTNGPQLPSYAVDANYDTRWASEWVATAWLQVDLGSVRTFNNVLLGWEAAYAKSYQVQVSNDGTNWSTVYSTTAGNGGFDIIPVTATGRYVRMNGLDRATTYGYSLWEFGVYAN; from the coding sequence ATGACCCCCGTCAGACACCGCCCGGGCGTGCGGCACATCGCCCGCCGCTGGCGGATAGCCATACCCGTCGCGGTGACCACCGCGATCTCCGCGCTCGCGCTGGTGGTCCCGTTCACCACCGCCAGCGCCGCCGACACCCTGATCTCACAGGGCAAGCCCGTCACCGCGTCGTCCGTCCAGGGTGCCGACCTGGCCGCGGCGTACGCGGTCGACGGCAACTCCGGCACCCGCTGGGGCAGCCAGTGGAGCGACCCGCAGTGGATCCGCGTCGACCTCGGCGCGACCGCCTCCATCAGCCAGGTCGTGCTGGAGTGGGAGGGCGCCTACGGCCGCTCCTTCCAGATCCAGACGTCCAACGACGACGCCAACTGGACGCCGGTCTACACGACCACCACCGGCACCGGCGGCACGCAGACCCTCGCCGTCACCGGCAGCGGCCGCTACGTGCGGATGCACGGCACGGTGCGCAGCAGCGGCTACGGCTACTCGCTGTGGGAGTTCAAGGTCTACGGCTCGTTCGGCCCGACCCCGAGCCCCAGCACCAACCCCGCCAGCTGCGGCACCACCAACGTGGCGCAGGGCAAGACCGCCACGGCCTCGTCGGTCGAGAACGGGGGCACGCCCGCCTCCGCCGCCGTCGACGGCAACGCCGGCACCCGCTGGTCCAGCGCGGCCAGCGACCCGCAGTGGCTCCAGATCGACCTGGGCAGCACGCAGAGCATCTGCAAGGTGGTGCTGCAGTGGGAGGGCGCGTACGCCACCGCCTTCCAGGTGCAGACCTCGGCCACCGGCACCGGCGGCTGGACGGACATCTACGCCACCACCACCGGCACCGGCGGCACGCAGCCGCTGACCGTTGGCGGCAGCGGCCGCTACCTGCGCGTGTACGGCACCGCCCGCGCCACGGGCTGGGGCTACTCGCTGTGGGAGGTGCAGGTCTTCGTCGGCGGCACCCCGCCCTCGCCGAGCACCTCGCCGAGCACGTCGCCGAGCACCTCGCCCAGCCCGTCCGGCCCCTGGACCACGGTCTGGGAGGACAACTTCGACGGGGCGGCCAACACCTCGCCGAGCGCCGCGAACTGGCTGCTGCGCACGGGTACGCAGTACCCCGGCGGGGCGGCGAACTTCGGCACCGGTGAGATCGAGACCGCGAGCGCGTCGACCGCCAACGTCTACCTGACCGGCGACGGCAAGCTCAACATCAAGGCGATCCGGGACGGCGCCGGCAACTGGACCTCCGGCAAGCTGGAGACCCAGCGCACCGACTTCGCCCCGCAGCCCGGCCAGCTGACCCGCTTCTCGGCGGTCATCCAGCAGCCCAACGTGGCCAACGGCCTGGGCTACTGGCCCGCGTTCCGGTCCACCGGCGCGGCGTACCGCGGCAACTACAACAACTGGCCCGGCGTCGGCGAGACCGACATCATGAGCGGCGTCAACGGCCGCAGCCAGCTGTCGCAGACGCTGCACTGCGGCACCGCCCCCGACGGGCCGTGCGGCGAGTACAACGGGCGCACCTCGGGTCTGGCCAGCTGCACCGGCTGCCAGACCGGCTTCCACGAGTACGCGCAGGTCATCGACCGCACGAAGACCGACGAGGAGATCCGCTTCTACCTCGACGGCGTGCAGACCTGGGTGGTGCGGGAGAGCCAGGTCGGCGTGGCCGCCTGGCAGGCCGCCGTGCACCACGGCTTCTACCTGCGGCTCGACCTCGCGATCGGCGGCCTGTACGCCAACGCGATCGCGGGGGAGACCGTGCCGACCCCGGAGACCACCTCCGGCGGCGTCATGGCCGTGGACCGGGTCACCGTGTCCCGGCAGACCGGCACCACGCCCACCGCGATGACCGACCCGGCGGTCCCGGCCGGTCCCAGCGTCGTGCGCATCACCGGCACGCAGGGCAACTGGCAGCTCCAGGTCAACGGTGCGCCGTACCTGGTGAAGGGCCTCACCTACGGCCCGCCGCAGGGTGCCGCCGACGGCTACATGCGCGACCTGAAGAACATGGGCGTCAACACCATCCGCACCTGGGGCGTGGACGACACGCAGACCCCGGTGCTGCTGGACACCGCCGCCCGGCACGGCATCAAGGTGATCGTCGGGCACTGGCTCAACCAGGGCGCCGACTACGTCAACGACACGGCGTACAAGAACAGCGTCAAGGCCGAGATCGTGGCCCGGGTCAACACGCTCAAGAACCGCCAGGGCGTGCTGATGTGGGACGTCGGCAACGAGGTGCTGCTGACCATGCAGGACTTCGGGCTGCCGGCCGCCGACGTCGAGGCGCGGCGCAACGCGTACGCCGCGTTCGTCAACGAGGTCGCGGTGGCGATCCACGCCGCCGACCCGAACCACCCGGTGACCTCGACCGACGCCTGGGTCGGCGCGTGGCCGTACTACAAGAACCACTCGCCCGCGCTGGACCTCTACGGCATCAACTCCTACGGCGCGGTCGGCGGCCTCAAGCAGGCGTGGATCGACGGCGGCTACACCAAGCCGTACGTGCTCACCGAGGGCGGCCCCGACGGCGAGTGGGAGGTCCCCAACGATGCCAACGGCGTGCCCACCGAGCCCACCGACCTGGCCAAGCGCGCGCAGTACACGGCGAGCTGGAACGCGATCCTCGGCCACCCGGGCGTGGCGCTCGGCGCGACCGAGTTCCACTACGGCCTGGAGAACGACTTCGGCGGCGTCTGGCTGAACACGCTGACCGGCGGCTGGCGCCGGCACGGGTGGCACGCCCTCAAGCAGGCGTACTCCGGCACGGCCTCGGCCAACACCCCGCCGGAGATCACCAGCATGGTGATCGGCAGCCCCGGCGCGATCCAGGCCGGCAAGACGTTCACCCTGTACGTCGGGGCGAGCGACCCGCAGGGCGACCAGATCCGCTACAACCTGATGCTCAGCAACAAGCACATCAACGGCAACCGCGGCTTCGACAACGTCCGGTTCACCCAGAACGGCAACGAGTTCCACGTGACCGCGCCGCAGCAGCTGGGCGTCTGGAAGATCTACGTGTACGCCTTCGACGGCCACGGCAACGTGGGCATCGAGCAGAAGTCGATCCGGGTCATCCCGCCGACGGTGTCCGGCACCAACATCGCCCAGGGCCGCCCGGCCACCGCCTCGACGTACCAGCCGACCGGCACCAACGGGCCGCAGCTGCCGTCGTACGCGGTCGACGCGAACTACGACACCCGCTGGGCCAGCGAGTGGGTCGCCACCGCGTGGCTCCAGGTGGACCTGGGCTCGGTGCGCACGTTCAACAACGTGCTGCTGGGCTGGGAGGCGGCGTACGCCAAGTCCTACCAGGTGCAGGTCTCCAACGACGGCACCAATTGGAGCACGGTCTACTCGACCACCGCCGGCAACGGCGGGTTCGACATCATCCCGGTCACCGCGACCGGCCGCTATGTCCGTATGAACGGCCTGGACCGGGCCACCACGTACGGCTACTCACTGTGGGAGTTCGGGGTCTACGCCAACTGA